The following coding sequences are from one Balneolales bacterium ANBcel1 window:
- a CDS encoding T9SS type A sorting domain-containing protein yields MKITVTKILTLTLFLFFSAGNALAQDAGDFRSAGSGDWSDVAVWETFDGTDWSAATEVPGGEATITILDGHDIVLDADLAVTGSITVEGEEVGEGGSLGIADGITLDFDGGTYEHARDGGSIPVANWNEGSTFILSGYVGNGPGNRSQEFYNIVYNNPEQVQNLNFGWEEVTISGSIHVLSTGSARFHFTDAGSGDENTITIMGDVIVEGGQVTTTGSGGAATYHVEVMGDVHVHSGANLAPSRGGGGFATWDLYGDFIVENGATLQDSHNDDMARFVFAGDELQTAAVGADVSYTGTINFTVAETAHVLIAADTEFRFEDELLIAEGGHVDVDGSLIGAEDAVIALEGVLDINDGGTYEHARDGGSIPVANWNEGSTMLVTGYVGHGPGNRAQEYYNFTWNSTGQAQNINIGWGDATIGGTMRIIDSGSARVHFHDAGDGDGTTTTIEGDVIVEGGQLATTGSGGAAVYNVVVMGDVHVHDGANLSPSRGGGGFGTWTLHGDFIVDDGATLQNSNNDDEGGFVFGGSSTQTIAVGADVSYTGAINYTVAEDAHVVVTADTDFMFEDEFLIAEGSHVEVNGAFIKAEDGIVELDGTLDINDGGYYVYARQEGPPVPPANWNDGSTIKFTGLVADDPSGANRSFYNFVWDNPNQAQNIDVGWGAEQNTIRGDVRVVNTGSGRFHMTWAGRADSDVTVNIEGSLIVEGGQATMTGSGGAQTYFLNIGGDLIVHEGANFAPSRGSGGHVSVHLNGDLWVDGGTLQDSHNDDLGNITFVADTTGQVAQSVHISRETSFTGMVNLIVPDSAIVEVADGNEFYTERKIINYGEIRTDGSGQMIVGNHGVYDHARNGGTVPNAEWLDGSTIMFTGMIEQNASNTNQNYHNIVLDTPNMANRGNLELNDVTISGDIHVKNTANNRWSLTGAPFQGEAIFTILGDVFVDAGTFTSHGSGNAQTTYEVHHYGSIYVGENATNFSVTRGSQSGDGTTRWYLYEGSLTMLGGGTQNSNPRSGSNFVFAGQDTVQYLTVADEVDIDNLPIEVLEGAYLDMGYSEIDGNDLFILHEGGTLATSHPEGFDANIQTDARTEIPRNATYVFNGTERQQSSFTLPLAVQTLVIDNEAGVDQSRDITILETLRLVRGEFNNEFDLNLMDGAEIVTIDGYLRYPVGAEITFANLQWPADGEIREGEEFMVYAQVHAPGFTDDPEESDDMVAKIGLNTENVAPTEDGWTWLDAEFNADFEHEGHEYMLDIGSDLEPGTYYYVSSFQLAGGETVYGGFQDGFWDGEENVSGVLTVMPPIPETPHAVGDLINYNGSFERAEPGEVGPGDVVAWTLNPGDATFEIVTDEVYHGDHALKVDFGVWNGTTNDWEVELVNEPFHVLEGDELEVSIWIKADNNERGANLYLGLPQSGDWARYPGHPGVEVDLYDEWTQYTYRHTANADDEEHGLRYAVALNMEKNDGAIIHVDHVEVHIVEPTDADEIAEIPDEFALSQNYPNPFNPATNIQFSLPEPANVSIDVFTIQGQRVATLVQGNYEAGRHTVTFDASSLSSGIYLYRIQAGSFSEVKKMMLVK; encoded by the coding sequence ATGAAAATCACTGTGACAAAAATCTTAACATTAACCCTGTTTCTGTTTTTCTCGGCGGGAAACGCGCTGGCTCAGGATGCGGGTGATTTCCGCTCCGCAGGATCGGGGGACTGGAGCGATGTGGCGGTCTGGGAAACCTTTGACGGCACCGACTGGAGTGCCGCTACTGAGGTGCCCGGAGGCGAAGCCACCATCACTATTCTGGACGGACACGATATTGTGCTGGATGCCGATCTGGCCGTAACCGGCTCCATTACGGTTGAAGGCGAAGAGGTCGGTGAAGGTGGCAGCCTTGGCATAGCCGATGGTATCACGCTCGATTTCGACGGAGGTACCTATGAGCACGCCCGCGACGGCGGATCCATCCCTGTCGCCAATTGGAATGAAGGATCGACGTTTATCCTCTCCGGTTATGTAGGCAACGGCCCCGGCAACCGTTCACAGGAATTTTACAATATTGTGTACAACAACCCCGAGCAGGTGCAGAACCTGAATTTCGGATGGGAAGAAGTTACTATCAGCGGCTCGATCCACGTTCTCAGTACCGGGTCGGCTCGTTTCCACTTTACCGATGCCGGCAGCGGTGACGAAAACACCATTACCATTATGGGTGATGTGATCGTTGAAGGAGGTCAGGTTACCACCACCGGTTCCGGCGGTGCAGCCACCTATCATGTAGAGGTGATGGGCGATGTTCATGTGCACAGCGGAGCCAATCTGGCCCCGAGCCGCGGTGGCGGCGGATTCGCCACATGGGATCTGTACGGCGATTTCATCGTGGAAAATGGTGCTACCCTGCAGGACTCCCACAACGACGATATGGCCCGGTTTGTATTTGCCGGTGATGAACTACAGACGGCAGCAGTCGGTGCCGATGTCTCCTACACGGGAACCATCAACTTTACTGTAGCTGAAACCGCGCATGTTTTGATCGCGGCCGATACCGAGTTCCGGTTTGAGGACGAGCTCCTTATCGCCGAAGGCGGTCATGTTGATGTAGACGGATCGCTGATAGGCGCAGAAGACGCCGTAATTGCACTTGAAGGAGTTCTGGACATCAACGACGGCGGTACCTACGAGCACGCCCGCGACGGTGGATCGATCCCGGTCGCCAACTGGAATGAAGGATCGACGATGCTTGTCACCGGCTATGTCGGACACGGCCCCGGTAACCGCGCCCAGGAATATTACAACTTCACCTGGAACAGCACGGGTCAGGCCCAAAATATCAATATCGGATGGGGTGATGCCACTATTGGCGGAACCATGAGAATCATTGACAGCGGTTCGGCACGTGTTCATTTCCATGATGCAGGCGATGGCGACGGAACCACCACGACAATCGAAGGTGATGTTATTGTGGAAGGCGGCCAGCTGGCAACAACCGGATCAGGTGGCGCAGCCGTTTACAATGTTGTCGTTATGGGTGATGTTCACGTCCATGACGGTGCCAACCTCTCGCCCAGCCGTGGCGGTGGCGGTTTTGGAACCTGGACACTCCATGGCGATTTCATCGTGGATGATGGTGCGACACTGCAAAACTCCAATAATGACGATGAAGGCGGATTCGTATTCGGCGGTTCCTCGACTCAAACGATTGCCGTTGGTGCCGATGTCTCTTATACCGGTGCCATCAACTATACGGTAGCAGAAGATGCGCATGTAGTTGTTACCGCTGACACCGATTTCATGTTTGAGGACGAGTTCCTTATCGCCGAAGGCAGTCATGTTGAAGTCAACGGCGCCTTTATTAAAGCCGAAGACGGAATTGTCGAACTGGATGGTACCCTCGACATCAATGACGGCGGCTACTATGTCTATGCCCGTCAGGAAGGACCTCCGGTACCCCCGGCTAACTGGAACGACGGATCCACCATTAAGTTCACCGGACTGGTAGCTGATGATCCCTCCGGCGCCAACCGCAGTTTCTACAACTTCGTTTGGGACAACCCGAACCAGGCTCAGAACATTGATGTGGGTTGGGGAGCGGAACAAAACACCATCCGCGGTGATGTCCGTGTTGTCAACACCGGTAGCGGTCGCTTCCACATGACCTGGGCCGGTCGCGCCGATTCCGATGTGACGGTCAATATCGAAGGAAGTCTGATCGTCGAAGGCGGACAGGCAACGATGACCGGATCCGGCGGAGCCCAGACCTATTTCCTCAATATCGGAGGTGATCTGATCGTCCATGAAGGCGCCAATTTCGCTCCGAGCCGTGGCAGTGGCGGACACGTATCCGTCCATCTGAATGGCGATCTCTGGGTTGACGGCGGTACTTTGCAGGATTCCCATAACGATGACCTCGGTAATATCACGTTTGTTGCCGATACCACCGGACAGGTTGCTCAAAGCGTACATATCAGCAGAGAGACCTCATTCACCGGTATGGTAAATCTCATAGTTCCGGATTCTGCCATCGTTGAAGTCGCCGACGGGAACGAGTTCTACACCGAGCGCAAAATTATCAACTACGGTGAGATACGGACAGATGGTTCCGGCCAGATGATCGTCGGCAACCATGGTGTCTATGACCACGCCCGAAACGGCGGCACCGTTCCGAATGCCGAGTGGCTGGATGGCTCAACCATCATGTTTACCGGCATGATCGAACAAAACGCATCCAACACCAATCAGAATTATCACAACATCGTTCTTGATACCCCGAATATGGCAAACCGCGGTAATCTGGAGCTGAATGATGTGACGATTTCCGGTGATATCCATGTAAAGAACACCGCCAACAACCGGTGGTCTCTCACAGGGGCACCGTTCCAGGGCGAGGCCATCTTCACTATTCTCGGCGATGTATTCGTGGATGCCGGTACCTTTACGAGTCATGGATCCGGCAATGCTCAGACCACCTACGAAGTGCACCATTACGGCAGCATCTATGTAGGGGAAAATGCAACAAACTTCTCGGTTACCCGCGGATCCCAGAGCGGCGACGGTACCACCCGCTGGTATCTGTATGAGGGCAGCCTGACCATGCTGGGCGGTGGAACCCAAAACTCCAACCCCAGAAGCGGATCCAACTTCGTCTTTGCCGGACAGGATACGGTTCAGTATCTGACCGTTGCCGATGAAGTTGATATCGACAACCTCCCGATTGAGGTTCTCGAAGGGGCATACCTGGATATGGGATACAGTGAAATTGATGGCAATGATCTGTTTATCCTCCATGAAGGTGGAACCCTGGCGACCTCCCATCCGGAAGGGTTTGATGCCAACATCCAGACCGATGCCAGAACCGAAATACCCCGCAACGCAACCTATGTCTTCAACGGAACCGAGCGGCAGCAGTCCAGCTTCACACTGCCGCTTGCAGTGCAAACCCTGGTTATCGACAACGAAGCCGGCGTCGATCAGTCACGGGATATCACTATCCTTGAAACACTGCGTCTGGTACGGGGCGAGTTTAACAACGAATTCGACCTGAACCTGATGGATGGCGCGGAAATCGTCACTATCGACGGTTACCTCCGTTACCCTGTTGGCGCTGAAATTACATTCGCCAATCTCCAGTGGCCCGCTGACGGTGAAATCAGAGAAGGCGAAGAGTTCATGGTCTATGCCCAGGTACACGCCCCCGGATTCACCGATGATCCCGAAGAGTCGGATGACATGGTAGCCAAAATTGGTCTGAATACCGAAAATGTTGCCCCGACAGAAGACGGATGGACCTGGCTGGATGCCGAATTCAATGCGGATTTCGAGCATGAAGGCCATGAGTACATGCTGGATATCGGTTCCGACCTGGAGCCGGGTACCTACTACTACGTGAGCTCTTTCCAGCTTGCCGGTGGCGAAACCGTTTACGGAGGATTCCAGGATGGATTCTGGGACGGTGAAGAGAACGTGTCAGGCGTGCTGACCGTCATGCCTCCGATACCCGAAACGCCACATGCAGTAGGCGATTTGATCAACTACAACGGAAGTTTCGAGCGAGCCGAGCCCGGCGAAGTCGGACCGGGTGATGTCGTGGCCTGGACCCTAAATCCGGGTGACGCAACCTTTGAAATCGTTACGGATGAAGTCTACCATGGTGACCATGCATTGAAGGTTGACTTCGGTGTCTGGAACGGAACGACCAACGACTGGGAAGTCGAACTGGTAAACGAGCCGTTCCATGTGCTGGAAGGCGATGAGCTCGAAGTGTCGATATGGATTAAGGCCGATAACAACGAGCGCGGAGCAAACCTCTACCTCGGTCTGCCTCAAAGCGGCGACTGGGCCCGTTATCCAGGCCATCCAGGTGTTGAAGTTGACTTGTATGACGAGTGGACGCAGTATACCTATCGCCATACCGCCAACGCTGATGATGAAGAGCACGGATTGCGCTATGCCGTGGCTCTGAATATGGAGAAGAACGACGGTGCGATCATTCATGTGGATCATGTCGAGGTTCATATTGTGGAACCGACCGATGCTGATGAGATCGCCGAAATCCCGGATGAGTTTGCGCTGTCTCAAAACTATCCGAATCCGTTCAACCCTGCTACCAATATCCAGTTCAGCCTTCCTGAGCCGGCAAATGTTTCCATCGATGTCTTCACCATTCAGGGACAGCGAGTGGCTACACTGGTACAGGGCAACTACGAAGCCGGTCGCCATACGGTGACTTTCGATGCCTCTTCACTCTCAAGCGGAATCTACCTGTACAGAATTCAGGCAGGCAGTTTCAGTGAAGTGAAGAAGATGATGCTTGTTAAGTAA
- a CDS encoding T9SS type A sorting domain-containing protein, producing MNTNTNKRKRSGQHTFRGAFCFRWMAACLPLIFLFSLSMADRADGQARIISLSGKQLNIAEFQQTGASVHEKDSLALVAYYNSTNGDQWRDNSGWLVDQVAFWIGIDEIEEVADGEWRVTSVDMPRNNMRVPGPFPPEMEDLEYVWFWKSDVNLHSGPIPPEIARMARLEELLIRTNILTGAVPWEDFAVMPTMEEFRVRQNYLTGEMPAVLGANGEWPVLRRIFLDANLIKGQIPQVDESMQSLNQVYLHDLQLTGPIPDWSHIDEMEYYRIGNNNLDPGPVPDWIGDAWSETLVRFMIQNTNRTGSFPSWMPMMENLEQFVVGGIEDEIGAGETFFDIPDLSDMPSLRRIRIHGGQWSGDFSAFEWMGTAPTLEDIELFNLDLTGNIPANLAMPDNITRIWLQSLNIEGTIPDQFQLADGLEDFRIIDCPNMTIGPIPNFIGAMMGNIENLQLAGVGLTGSIPNNLNNLNLSVLNLRDNPDLTGELPTWLGNKSLTVLNLSRTGLQVDEIPQWITNFRNLQNIGLAGLGISGELPEYFGQGDLALTLSTIALDENNFTGSIPASWGNIQQLDSLNLAYNQLTGEIPEVLAEAGHIAEGLHLLEALVLSGNEGLTGEIPMAFTNASFMRVMKYDGTGLCGPDDASYQNWLDGMQATAATTYPVSYHSVRFPDGCPESPPTSANPTEQAYRFHLHNNYPNPFNPATNIRYEVPEAAHVSLVVYNVIGQRVATIVNEHREAGSHLVTFDATNLASGTYIYRLQAGQRTQTQTMMLVK from the coding sequence ATGAACACAAATACAAACAAACGGAAACGTTCAGGGCAGCATACATTCCGGGGAGCATTCTGCTTTCGATGGATGGCCGCTTGCCTGCCTCTGATATTTCTGTTCTCCCTCTCCATGGCCGACAGGGCGGATGGGCAGGCAAGAATTATCAGTCTGAGTGGAAAACAACTGAATATTGCCGAGTTTCAGCAAACCGGTGCATCAGTCCATGAAAAGGACTCTCTGGCGCTGGTGGCCTATTACAACTCCACAAACGGTGACCAGTGGCGCGACAACTCCGGATGGCTTGTGGATCAGGTCGCGTTCTGGATTGGCATCGATGAAATCGAAGAAGTAGCCGACGGCGAATGGCGGGTCACATCCGTTGATATGCCCCGAAACAACATGCGTGTGCCCGGTCCGTTTCCGCCCGAAATGGAGGACCTGGAGTACGTATGGTTCTGGAAATCGGATGTGAATCTGCACAGCGGACCCATTCCTCCGGAGATCGCGCGAATGGCGCGCCTTGAAGAACTGCTCATCCGAACCAATATCCTGACCGGCGCCGTCCCCTGGGAGGATTTTGCCGTGATGCCCACAATGGAAGAGTTCCGCGTCCGGCAAAACTACCTGACCGGCGAGATGCCGGCAGTCCTTGGAGCCAATGGCGAATGGCCCGTGCTGCGGAGAATTTTCCTGGATGCCAACCTGATCAAGGGTCAGATTCCCCAGGTGGACGAAAGTATGCAGTCGCTGAACCAGGTCTATCTCCATGATCTTCAGCTGACCGGCCCCATTCCCGACTGGTCGCATATCGATGAGATGGAGTACTATCGTATCGGTAATAATAATCTGGATCCAGGTCCCGTCCCCGACTGGATCGGTGATGCCTGGAGCGAAACCCTCGTTCGTTTCATGATCCAGAACACCAACCGAACCGGTTCCTTCCCCTCATGGATGCCTATGATGGAGAACCTCGAACAGTTTGTCGTTGGAGGAATTGAAGACGAAATCGGCGCGGGCGAAACCTTTTTCGATATCCCCGACCTCTCCGATATGCCGAGTCTGCGCAGAATCCGTATTCACGGCGGACAGTGGTCAGGTGACTTTAGCGCATTTGAATGGATGGGTACCGCTCCTACTCTTGAGGATATTGAACTGTTCAACCTGGACCTGACAGGCAATATCCCCGCGAATCTCGCCATGCCGGACAATATCACACGCATCTGGCTCCAGAGCCTGAATATTGAAGGCACCATCCCCGATCAGTTTCAGCTGGCCGATGGACTCGAGGATTTCAGAATCATCGACTGTCCCAATATGACCATCGGGCCGATCCCCAATTTCATCGGCGCCATGATGGGAAATATTGAAAACCTTCAGCTTGCCGGTGTGGGCCTGACAGGCAGCATCCCGAATAATCTCAATAACCTGAACCTGTCGGTGCTGAACCTCAGGGACAATCCCGACCTGACCGGCGAGCTCCCCACCTGGTTGGGCAACAAGAGCCTGACCGTGCTCAATCTTTCGCGGACCGGCTTGCAGGTAGATGAAATTCCGCAGTGGATCACCAACTTCCGGAATCTTCAGAATATCGGCCTGGCAGGACTGGGTATCAGCGGCGAGCTTCCTGAGTATTTTGGTCAGGGTGACCTGGCGCTTACGCTCTCAACCATCGCCCTTGACGAGAATAATTTTACCGGGTCCATCCCCGCATCATGGGGGAATATCCAGCAGCTTGATTCCCTGAATCTGGCGTATAACCAGCTCACCGGTGAAATACCGGAAGTCCTTGCCGAGGCTGGACATATCGCCGAAGGGTTGCACCTGCTTGAGGCACTGGTGCTTTCAGGCAACGAAGGGCTGACCGGCGAAATACCCATGGCGTTTACCAATGCCAGCTTCATGCGGGTGATGAAATACGACGGCACCGGTCTGTGTGGCCCTGATGACGCTTCCTACCAAAACTGGCTGGATGGCATGCAGGCTACTGCGGCAACAACCTATCCGGTATCGTACCACAGTGTGCGTTTCCCGGACGGCTGCCCTGAGAGCCCGCCTACCAGTGCGAATCCGACGGAACAGGCCTACCGCTTCCATCTGCACAACAACTATCCGAACCCGTTCAACCCTGCAACCAATATCCGGTATGAAGTGCCCGAAGCGGCTCACGTATCGCTGGTTGTCTATAACGTGATCGGACAGCGGGTCGCCACGATTGTGAACGAACACCGTGAGGCAGGATCGCACCTGGTCACGTTCGATGCGACCAACCTGGCAAGCGGAACCTATATTTACCGGCTTCAGGCGGGTCAGCGTACCCAAACACAGACCATGATGCTGGTCAAGTAA
- a CDS encoding T9SS type A sorting domain-containing protein, giving the protein MTCWMVLNPAAASGNPDIPPALWGDEGVRENMIETTDRWRQYSNTPLPPQEYATHGPRVPAFPGAEGYGAYSFGGRGGKLLRVTNLNDSGPGSFREAVTAEGPRTIIFDVSGTIELETPVRIFHPYITIAGQTAPGDGITIANRQVDIRTHDVILRHMRFRHGEGDEYRGDEWMLRTRGSNHVIMDHVTVTWGVDGNLGVTFADNVTFQNGMLAKPLHLSLHPEEERAYGALVRGRHGARYSFLRNLWANHDSRVPRPGNYLDPHTDPDGVLMDFRNNVIYQGRGRNNDDESITRYNIVNNYLLTDWSLEENSSGSQGYIDGNVLIDEIPDDQWRTILTARFFVNRDHHEQEQEFDPGSVTTLTAFEALGWVVENAGAHIRDLHDSLVVKEVINHHRSEILGESEPYVLPGWWQTGIIDHQDEVGGLPDLKVVTMPEWIDTNRNGIPDWWEREHGLDSKNPEIAQIDSKGNGYTNLEEYINNIEAIRKTQQLIAVSHLVQAESADRKDEFDAYFQLEYNDEFDFLYLEAIAGADDPDAAPAQGQVTFNTGLEGDIHIWLLVNMPSADANSFFVGFGDDELKAWSFDFAEHAEDYGNWVWAKYEPENGSLTASGNNELKVASRDVGAALDRVLFTKDPDYVPANPDRTVPQEPTYLEVLAESAADQVGFEDYYQLVEMEEEGYTYIEALSGIHDPVSASDEGVLSFHSDLEGEVRIWLLINMPDPDSNALFLGFGVDELAAWQFDYSDSEMDYGHWVWALYEDQAGTEAAPFTGSGDDHLYLAAAEAGPRLDRILFTDDPEYVPADPDREQIATASEPSMADIPRETRLRSNYPNPFNPETSIVYDLHKDQHVRIEVYNAIGQRVAVLVDAHRPAGTHTVRFGDGRLSSGVYLYRMHAGQVTQTRKMMLVK; this is encoded by the coding sequence ATGACTTGCTGGATGGTGCTGAATCCCGCAGCGGCATCCGGCAATCCGGATATCCCGCCTGCCCTGTGGGGGGATGAAGGTGTCCGGGAAAACATGATTGAGACAACCGACCGGTGGCGCCAGTATAGCAACACGCCCTTGCCGCCGCAGGAGTACGCGACACACGGGCCGAGAGTGCCGGCATTTCCCGGAGCAGAAGGCTACGGCGCCTACTCGTTCGGTGGACGGGGCGGGAAGCTGTTGCGGGTTACCAATCTGAACGACAGCGGTCCCGGTTCGTTTCGGGAAGCCGTGACTGCGGAAGGCCCGAGAACCATCATTTTCGATGTCTCCGGAACCATTGAGCTGGAAACCCCGGTCAGAATTTTTCATCCGTATATAACCATTGCCGGACAAACCGCCCCCGGCGACGGAATTACCATCGCCAACCGGCAGGTCGATATCCGAACCCACGACGTGATTCTCAGGCACATGCGGTTCCGGCACGGGGAAGGAGACGAATATCGCGGTGATGAATGGATGCTCCGCACCCGCGGAAGCAATCATGTGATCATGGACCATGTTACCGTGACCTGGGGCGTGGACGGCAATCTCGGAGTCACGTTCGCCGATAACGTGACCTTTCAGAACGGTATGCTGGCAAAACCGCTGCATTTATCGCTCCACCCGGAAGAAGAGCGGGCTTACGGAGCACTGGTCAGGGGACGTCACGGGGCGCGGTACAGCTTTCTGCGCAATTTGTGGGCCAACCACGACTCCCGGGTGCCACGGCCGGGGAACTATCTGGATCCGCACACGGATCCGGACGGTGTGCTTATGGACTTCCGAAACAATGTGATTTATCAGGGGCGGGGCAGGAATAACGACGATGAAAGCATCACCCGGTACAACATTGTCAACAACTATCTGCTGACCGACTGGAGCCTTGAGGAAAACAGCAGCGGCAGCCAGGGATATATCGACGGGAATGTGTTGATCGACGAGATTCCCGACGACCAGTGGCGCACTATTTTGACCGCGCGCTTTTTCGTAAACAGGGATCATCACGAACAGGAGCAGGAGTTCGATCCCGGTTCGGTAACCACACTGACCGCCTTCGAGGCACTGGGCTGGGTGGTTGAAAACGCCGGTGCACATATCCGCGACCTGCACGACTCGCTGGTAGTCAAGGAAGTGATCAACCACCACCGCTCGGAGATCCTGGGTGAAAGCGAACCCTACGTATTGCCCGGATGGTGGCAAACAGGAATCATCGACCATCAGGATGAGGTGGGCGGCCTGCCCGATCTGAAAGTGGTAACCATGCCCGAGTGGATCGATACCAACCGTAACGGAATCCCGGACTGGTGGGAGCGGGAACACGGACTGGACTCCAAAAATCCCGAAATAGCACAAATCGACAGCAAAGGTAACGGATATACCAACCTGGAGGAGTACATCAATAATATCGAAGCGATTCGGAAAACACAGCAGCTGATTGCCGTCTCCCACCTGGTGCAGGCCGAGTCGGCAGACAGAAAGGATGAATTTGATGCCTACTTCCAACTGGAGTACAACGATGAGTTTGACTTTTTATATTTGGAAGCCATCGCAGGCGCCGATGACCCGGATGCTGCTCCCGCTCAAGGCCAGGTTACGTTTAACACCGGCCTGGAGGGGGATATTCATATCTGGCTGCTGGTGAACATGCCTTCGGCAGACGCCAATTCGTTTTTTGTCGGGTTTGGTGATGATGAGTTGAAGGCCTGGTCATTTGACTTTGCGGAACACGCAGAGGATTACGGGAACTGGGTGTGGGCCAAATACGAGCCGGAAAACGGATCACTAACCGCATCCGGAAACAATGAGCTGAAAGTTGCAAGCCGTGATGTCGGCGCCGCGCTGGATCGTGTTCTGTTCACGAAAGACCCGGATTATGTGCCGGCAAATCCCGACAGAACGGTTCCACAGGAGCCGACCTACCTGGAAGTGCTGGCAGAATCGGCAGCCGATCAGGTCGGTTTTGAAGACTATTACCAGCTTGTTGAAATGGAAGAGGAAGGGTATACCTATATCGAGGCTCTCTCCGGGATCCATGACCCGGTCTCGGCATCGGATGAAGGAGTGCTCTCTTTCCACAGCGACCTGGAAGGGGAGGTTCGGATCTGGCTGCTGATCAATATGCCGGATCCCGATTCCAATGCCCTTTTCCTCGGCTTCGGGGTGGATGAACTGGCGGCCTGGCAGTTTGATTACAGCGACTCCGAAATGGATTACGGCCACTGGGTCTGGGCGTTGTATGAAGATCAGGCGGGAACCGAAGCAGCACCGTTCACCGGTTCCGGTGATGATCATTTGTACCTGGCAGCCGCTGAAGCCGGACCCAGGCTGGATCGCATCCTGTTTACAGACGATCCTGAGTACGTCCCGGCCGACCCGGACCGGGAACAGATTGCGACCGCATCGGAGCCGTCTATGGCCGATATCCCCCGGGAAACCCGTCTCAGGAGCAATTATCCCAATCCGTTTAATCCCGAGACCAGTATCGTTTATGATCTCCACAAAGATCAGCATGTGCGGATTGAGGTTTACAACGCCATTGGTCAGCGGGTAGCTGTTCTGGTCGATGCTCATCGGCCGGCCGGCACCCATACGGTGCGCTTCGGGGACGGGCGGCTTTCAAGCGGTGTCTATCTGTACCGCATGCATGCAGGCCAGGTAACCCAGACGCGTAAAATGATGCTGGTCAAATAG